The following proteins come from a genomic window of Candidatus Krumholzibacteriia bacterium:
- a CDS encoding rhodanese-like domain-containing protein yields MSRRYLRIAAWGVLLVLGLLFVWVAPRVRAGDSETNRARVERMYADYREDSFAELPDLSVDEARARADSLAANEDDADDLVWLDVRDARERRISRLPDAVDRETFARHRDEWSDRPVVVYCTVGYRSGLAARELRRQGIEAWNLAGGILAWAHEGGPVLDGRTGRPTQRVHVYGWRWNLLPEGWKAVW; encoded by the coding sequence ATGTCGCGCCGATACCTCCGGATCGCAGCCTGGGGCGTGCTGCTCGTTCTCGGGCTGCTCTTCGTCTGGGTCGCTCCCCGCGTCCGGGCCGGAGACTCCGAGACCAACCGCGCGCGTGTGGAGCGCATGTACGCGGACTACCGTGAGGACTCCTTCGCGGAACTGCCCGACCTGAGCGTCGACGAGGCCCGCGCGCGTGCCGACAGCCTCGCCGCGAACGAGGACGACGCCGACGACCTGGTCTGGCTCGACGTCCGGGACGCCCGGGAGCGCCGGATCTCGCGTCTTCCCGACGCGGTCGACCGGGAGACCTTCGCCCGCCACCGTGACGAATGGAGCGACCGGCCGGTGGTCGTGTACTGCACGGTGGGCTATCGGAGTGGTCTGGCGGCACGCGAACTCCGCCGCCAGGGGATCGAGGCCTGGAATCTGGCCGGCGGGATCCTCGCCTGGGCCCACGAGGGCGGCCCGGTCCTCGACGGTCGGACCGGTCGCCCGACCCAGCGCGTCCACGTCTACGGGTGGCGTTGGAACCTCTTGCCCGAGGGCTGGAAGGCCGTCTGGTGA